A stretch of Acidimicrobiales bacterium DNA encodes these proteins:
- a CDS encoding DUF3524 domain-containing protein, whose protein sequence is MTMRIDLVEPFLGGSHEAWARGWAVRSRHDVDLFGLAANAWRWRMRGASTTLAASVDERAAVEGPPALLVASDMVDLGDLLGRLRRTHHAVPAVLYLHENQLTYPRQPGEPLDPGLAWTTWRNLTVADEIWCNSAFHRDELLAALPPFLAAVPDGDHLHLLSAVTAKMRVLPVGVDLPPENPGPRATPPLVVSNQRWHHDKDVDAVVRALGQLARDGLDFRVAVLGDGHGGHADRIDPLLDELGDRVVARGHQPRTEYLRLLADAEIVVSAARNEFFGIAVIEAVAAGATPVLPSAVAYPETMPAWAHPVALYEPGTLRAALRTAIVDAPARRRAVAGLSAEMAPFGWDVLARIYDDAAERVAATVEG, encoded by the coding sequence ATGACGATGCGAATCGACCTCGTCGAACCGTTCCTCGGTGGCAGTCACGAAGCGTGGGCGCGGGGTTGGGCCGTTCGCTCCCGCCACGATGTCGACCTGTTCGGCCTCGCCGCGAATGCGTGGCGCTGGCGGATGCGGGGGGCGTCGACCACGCTCGCCGCGTCGGTGGACGAGCGGGCGGCGGTCGAGGGTCCGCCGGCCCTGCTGGTCGCCTCGGACATGGTCGATCTCGGCGACCTGCTCGGCCGCCTCCGGCGCACGCACCACGCCGTTCCGGCCGTGCTGTACCTCCACGAGAACCAGCTCACCTATCCGCGCCAACCCGGTGAGCCGCTCGACCCCGGGCTTGCGTGGACGACCTGGCGCAACCTCACGGTCGCCGACGAGATCTGGTGCAACTCGGCGTTCCATCGAGACGAGCTGCTCGCGGCCCTGCCGCCCTTCCTCGCCGCCGTGCCGGACGGCGACCACCTGCACCTGCTGTCCGCCGTGACCGCCAAGATGCGGGTCCTGCCGGTCGGGGTGGATCTGCCACCGGAGAACCCGGGACCGCGGGCGACGCCGCCGCTCGTGGTCAGCAACCAGCGGTGGCACCACGACAAGGACGTGGACGCGGTCGTGCGTGCTCTCGGGCAGCTCGCCCGCGACGGCCTCGACTTCCGGGTTGCGGTCCTGGGCGACGGGCACGGCGGCCACGCCGACCGGATCGACCCGCTGCTCGACGAGCTCGGCGATCGGGTCGTCGCCCGCGGCCATCAGCCCCGCACCGAGTACCTGCGCCTGCTCGCCGACGCCGAGATCGTGGTGTCCGCGGCCCGCAACGAGTTCTTCGGGATCGCCGTGATCGAGGCGGTGGCGGCCGGGGCCACGCCCGTCCTCCCGTCCGCCGTCGCCTATCCGGAGACCATGCCCGCGTGGGCCCATCCCGTCGCGCTGTACGAGCCCGGCACGCTGCGCGCCGCGCTGCGGACGGCGATCGTCGACGCCCCTGCCCGGCGTCGGGCCGTGGCCGGGCTCTCGGCCGAGATGGCGCCGTTCGGCTGGGATGTCCTCGCGCGGATTTACGACGATGCGGCCGAGCGGGTCGCCGCCACGGTCGAGGGCTAG
- the glmM gene encoding phosphoglucosamine mutase, with protein sequence MSLRFGTDGMRGDARDVLTTDAVAALGRAGAEILGSDGFVVGRDTRESGPALAAAIHAGVKAAGGSSADLGVVPTPAVARWCADEGVAGAMVSASHNPWHDNGIKFFAPGGSKLGDAVQDRIQARFDELLAAGDTPTEGSGADRHADAVERHVAAAVASLDGRSLAGLRVIADAANGAASTVAGAVFDRLGADVTVIHANPDGRNINDRCGSTHPESLQAAVVAEGADLGVAFDGDADRLVAVDAAGEIVDGDQIIAVCALDRHERGALTGDAVVVTVMTNLGFRRSMEAAGIHIIDTKVGDRYVLEALDAGGYSLGGEQSGHVIFRELASTGDGVLSAVQLLDVVVRTGRSLADLAGASMTRLPQVLRNVRVASRPDDVDTPLAPFVDASLARMAGRGRVLIRPSGTEPLIRVMVEAETDAEAQMEADGLVSAVESLFS encoded by the coding sequence GTGGCCGCCCTCGGCCGCGCCGGCGCGGAGATCCTCGGCTCCGACGGTTTCGTCGTCGGCCGGGACACCCGTGAGTCGGGTCCGGCCCTCGCCGCCGCCATCCATGCGGGCGTGAAGGCGGCCGGCGGCAGCTCGGCCGACCTCGGTGTCGTGCCGACCCCCGCCGTGGCCCGCTGGTGCGCCGACGAGGGCGTCGCCGGCGCGATGGTGTCGGCCAGCCACAACCCGTGGCACGACAACGGGATCAAGTTCTTCGCCCCGGGCGGTTCCAAGCTCGGCGATGCCGTGCAAGACCGGATCCAGGCGCGGTTCGACGAGCTCCTCGCGGCGGGCGACACGCCGACCGAGGGGTCGGGTGCCGACCGCCACGCCGATGCCGTGGAGAGACATGTCGCGGCGGCCGTCGCCAGCCTCGACGGGCGCTCCCTGGCCGGACTCCGGGTGATCGCCGACGCGGCGAACGGCGCCGCCTCGACCGTGGCGGGCGCCGTCTTCGACCGTCTCGGCGCCGACGTCACCGTGATCCACGCGAACCCCGACGGGCGCAACATCAACGACCGGTGCGGGTCCACCCATCCGGAGTCGCTCCAGGCCGCCGTGGTCGCGGAGGGCGCCGATCTCGGCGTGGCCTTCGACGGTGACGCCGACCGGCTCGTGGCCGTCGACGCGGCGGGGGAGATCGTCGACGGCGATCAGATCATCGCCGTCTGTGCGCTCGACCGTCACGAGCGGGGCGCGCTGACCGGCGATGCGGTCGTCGTCACGGTGATGACCAACCTCGGCTTCCGTCGCTCGATGGAGGCCGCGGGGATCCACATCATCGACACGAAGGTCGGCGACCGCTACGTCCTCGAAGCGCTCGACGCCGGCGGCTACAGCCTCGGCGGTGAACAGTCGGGCCACGTGATCTTCCGCGAGCTGGCGTCGACCGGTGACGGCGTGCTCAGCGCGGTGCAGTTGCTCGACGTGGTCGTGCGGACGGGCCGCTCCCTCGCCGATCTCGCAGGCGCCTCCATGACGCGACTCCCGCAAGTGCTGCGCAACGTCCGCGTGGCGAGCCGACCGGACGACGTCGACACGCCGCTCGCCCCGTTCGTCGACGCATCGCTCGCCCGGATGGCCGGTCGCGGCCGCGTGCTCATCCGGCCGTCCGGCACCGAACCCCTCATCCGGGTGATGGTCGAGGCGGAAACCGACGCCGAAGCGCAGATGGAAGCCGACGGCCTGGTCTCCGCCGTCGAATCCCTGTTCAGTTAG
- a CDS encoding NAD(P)H-hydrate dehydratase — protein MIPILTPAQMAAVDAVAADRMDDLIDRAGRAVALAALDMLGGTYGRRVTVLVGPGNNGADGRAAAAHLRRRGVRVEMVDALAPGDRALLADLVIDAAFGNGLSRPYTPPPIDPASPVLAVDLPSGVNGLTGERLGDPWPADRTVTFVALKPGLVLEPGRSLGGDVQVVDIGLDAGAVSSCAVDDGDVAALLPRRPVDDHKWRAAVRVIGGAPGMTGAASLAARAAVRLGAGIVQLALPGGRGDEGPTEVVGHPLPATNWSAEATDGLERIGCVLVGPGLGPASLDDLLAVAATDAALVVDGDALQPELLAALSARSAPTVLTPHDGEWARLGGSTDPDRLAATSAFAIAHGVTVVRKGPTSVVAGPKGISRVVTSGTAALASAGTGDVLAGAIAALLARGLDGRDAGVVAAHLHGRAGTELGVGLLASEVADRLPDVAHRLR, from the coding sequence GTGATCCCGATTCTCACCCCCGCGCAGATGGCCGCCGTCGATGCCGTGGCCGCGGACCGCATGGACGACCTCATCGACCGCGCCGGGCGCGCCGTCGCCCTCGCCGCCCTCGACATGCTCGGCGGGACCTACGGGCGCCGCGTGACCGTACTCGTCGGACCCGGCAACAACGGCGCCGACGGGCGGGCGGCGGCCGCCCACCTCCGCCGGCGAGGCGTGCGGGTCGAGATGGTCGACGCACTCGCCCCCGGCGATCGTGCGCTGCTCGCCGACCTCGTGATCGACGCGGCGTTCGGGAACGGTCTGTCGCGTCCCTACACACCGCCACCGATCGACCCTGCGTCGCCGGTGCTCGCGGTGGACCTGCCGTCCGGGGTGAACGGGCTCACCGGCGAGCGGCTCGGCGATCCGTGGCCCGCCGACCGCACGGTCACCTTCGTGGCGCTCAAGCCCGGGTTGGTGCTCGAGCCGGGTCGCTCGCTCGGCGGTGACGTGCAGGTCGTGGACATCGGGCTCGACGCCGGGGCCGTGTCGTCCTGCGCGGTCGACGACGGGGATGTCGCGGCCCTCCTGCCGCGACGACCGGTCGACGATCACAAGTGGCGCGCCGCGGTGCGGGTGATCGGTGGGGCGCCCGGCATGACCGGTGCGGCGTCCCTTGCCGCCCGAGCGGCGGTACGCCTCGGCGCCGGCATCGTGCAGCTCGCCCTTCCCGGCGGGCGGGGTGACGAGGGCCCGACCGAAGTCGTCGGTCACCCCTTGCCGGCGACGAACTGGTCGGCGGAGGCGACGGACGGCCTCGAGCGGATCGGATGCGTGCTGGTCGGCCCGGGTCTCGGTCCGGCCTCCCTCGACGACCTTCTCGCGGTCGCGGCAACCGATGCGGCCCTCGTCGTCGACGGGGACGCGCTCCAGCCGGAGTTGCTCGCCGCGCTGTCCGCTCGGTCGGCGCCGACCGTCCTCACCCCTCACGACGGTGAGTGGGCCCGGCTCGGCGGCTCGACCGATCCGGATCGGCTCGCGGCCACGAGCGCGTTCGCCATCGCCCACGGTGTGACCGTGGTGCGCAAGGGGCCCACGTCCGTCGTCGCGGGGCCGAAGGGCATCAGCCGGGTCGTCACGTCGGGCACGGCCGCGCTCGCGTCCGCGGGAACCGGCGACGTGTTGGCAGGAGCGATCGCCGCCCTGCTCGCCCGCGGCCTGGACGGTCGCGACGCGGGCGTCGTGGCCGCTCACCTGCACGGGCGGGCCGGCACCGAACTCGGCGTCGGCCTCCTGGCGTCGGAGGTCGCCGATCGGCTGCCCGACGTCGCCCACCGGCTCCGATGA
- the tsaB gene encoding tRNA (adenosine(37)-N6)-threonylcarbamoyltransferase complex dimerization subunit type 1 TsaB, translating to MNAPLILAIESATSCVGCALGTVDGALAATHTVQARRHAESLAPQIRSVLAEAGRAVRDIDIVAVDVGPGLYTGLRVGITTARAMAHTLGVPMVGVTSLEAVAWQAGVDVTVALDARRREVFHETFTAGIGSGPAVGPPTDAIAAGRTLVGDGAAEYESDVLAAGATVDHTVTAYPLPESILALAAGRVGEAGAPETIRPLYLRAPDAVAKFGPA from the coding sequence GTGAACGCACCCCTGATCCTCGCGATCGAGTCCGCCACCTCGTGTGTCGGCTGCGCGCTCGGCACGGTCGACGGTGCCCTCGCGGCGACCCACACCGTGCAGGCGCGGCGCCACGCCGAGTCGTTGGCGCCGCAGATCCGGTCGGTACTCGCCGAGGCGGGGCGCGCCGTGCGCGACATCGACATCGTGGCGGTGGATGTCGGCCCCGGTCTCTACACCGGCCTCCGCGTCGGCATCACCACCGCGCGGGCGATGGCCCACACGCTCGGCGTCCCGATGGTCGGGGTCACGTCGCTCGAGGCGGTCGCCTGGCAGGCGGGCGTCGACGTGACCGTCGCGCTCGATGCCCGTCGCCGCGAGGTCTTCCACGAGACCTTCACGGCCGGGATCGGGAGCGGGCCGGCGGTCGGCCCGCCGACGGATGCCATCGCCGCGGGCCGGACGCTCGTCGGCGACGGTGCGGCGGAGTACGAGTCCGACGTCCTCGCCGCCGGCGCGACCGTGGACCACACCGTCACCGCGTACCCCCTGCCGGAATCGATCCTCGCGCTCGCCGCCGGTCGGGTCGGCGAGGCGGGAGCTCCCGAGACGATCCGACCGCTCTATCTCCGCGCCCCGGACGCCGTCGCGAAGTTCGGTCCGGCATGA
- a CDS encoding P1 family peptidase, with protein MELAVAGLTVGHWTDPEARTGCTVVRFPSDTVASGEIRGGAPASREFALLEPTRLVSHIDAVVLTGGSAFGLAAADGVVAVLEDEGRGFPTANGPVPIVVALGLYDLGVGRADVRPDAAAGASAARAADADPATGAVGAGAGAMVGKWRDPAEARPGGIGIVSVTRGELAVSVILANNAAGDVEDGLVSATVRAGTFPGFPDREGYASNTVIGVVATNARLDKVGCRVVAEGAHDGLARAITPPHMRSDGDAFVAASTGLVEAPVDEVRLLAVVAVEQAVRESVGSIEG; from the coding sequence GTGGAACTCGCCGTCGCCGGACTCACCGTCGGTCACTGGACCGACCCGGAGGCCCGTACCGGCTGCACGGTGGTGCGGTTCCCGAGCGACACCGTCGCCTCGGGGGAGATCCGGGGTGGCGCGCCGGCCAGTCGTGAGTTCGCGTTGCTCGAACCGACCCGTCTCGTTTCCCACATCGACGCCGTGGTGCTGACCGGCGGGAGCGCGTTCGGCCTGGCCGCCGCGGACGGCGTCGTCGCCGTGCTCGAGGACGAGGGCCGCGGCTTCCCCACGGCGAACGGCCCGGTGCCGATCGTGGTCGCGCTCGGGTTGTACGACCTCGGCGTCGGGCGGGCCGACGTGCGGCCCGATGCCGCCGCCGGAGCCAGTGCGGCGCGGGCCGCCGACGCCGATCCGGCGACGGGCGCGGTCGGCGCCGGTGCGGGCGCGATGGTGGGGAAGTGGCGGGACCCTGCCGAGGCTCGCCCGGGAGGCATCGGGATCGTCAGCGTGACCCGCGGTGAGCTCGCGGTGAGCGTGATCCTGGCCAACAACGCGGCGGGCGATGTCGAGGACGGTCTGGTGAGCGCGACCGTGCGGGCCGGCACGTTCCCGGGATTCCCGGACCGTGAGGGCTACGCCAGCAATACGGTGATCGGGGTCGTGGCGACCAACGCCCGACTCGACAAGGTCGGGTGCCGTGTGGTCGCCGAGGGCGCTCACGACGGGCTCGCCCGGGCCATCACGCCACCCCACATGCGCTCCGACGGAGACGCGTTCGTCGCCGCGTCCACCGGGCTCGTCGAGGCGCCGGTGGACGAGGTGCGCCTCCTCGCCGTCGTCGCGGTGGAGCAGGCCGTGCGGGAGTCGGTCGGTAGCATCGAGGGGTGA
- a CDS encoding holo-ACP synthase, with amino-acid sequence MLGIGTDLVDIDRFREVLARTPSIAERLFRPGERAYAEKAADPTARLAARFAAKEATLKSLGLGLGGMNLADIEVVKHDDGRPELRLHGAAAEVAGAAGATRFLLTISHTDTLAQATVVALAS; translated from the coding sequence ATGTTGGGTATCGGGACCGACCTGGTCGACATCGACCGCTTCCGCGAGGTCCTCGCGCGCACGCCGAGTATCGCCGAACGGCTCTTCCGTCCGGGCGAGCGGGCCTACGCCGAAAAGGCGGCCGACCCGACCGCCCGCCTCGCGGCTCGTTTCGCCGCCAAGGAGGCGACGCTGAAGTCCCTCGGGCTCGGCCTGGGGGGCATGAACCTCGCCGACATCGAAGTCGTCAAGCACGACGACGGCCGGCCCGAGCTCCGGCTCCACGGTGCGGCCGCCGAGGTCGCCGGCGCCGCAGGGGCGACCCGGTTCCTGCTGACGATCAGCCACACCGACACGCTCGCGCAGGCGACGGTGGTGGCGCTCGCCTCGTGA
- the rimI gene encoding ribosomal protein S18-alanine N-acetyltransferase, with the protein MTALRIEPMRARHIDAVRAVDEAVYPNPWSVDTWRKELGGADRHHLVVIDDDRLVAHAGLLFVLDEAHVTTVAVLPDRQSEGIATALLLALLTEARRHGSAAATLEVRAADERPQQLYARFGFRPVGARKGYYSDPDDDGIVMWLTDLQSDETASRFAGLTAALAPAPEA; encoded by the coding sequence ATGACCGCACTCCGGATCGAGCCCATGAGGGCCCGTCACATCGATGCCGTCCGGGCGGTCGACGAAGCCGTCTACCCGAATCCGTGGTCCGTGGACACCTGGCGCAAGGAGCTCGGGGGTGCCGACCGGCATCATCTCGTTGTGATCGACGACGATCGTCTCGTCGCCCATGCCGGTCTGTTGTTCGTGCTGGACGAAGCCCATGTCACGACCGTCGCCGTCCTGCCGGACCGCCAGAGCGAAGGAATCGCCACCGCCCTGCTCCTCGCCCTGCTGACCGAGGCGCGGCGTCACGGGAGCGCGGCGGCGACGCTCGAGGTGCGCGCCGCGGACGAACGGCCGCAGCAGCTCTACGCCCGCTTCGGCTTCCGACCCGTCGGGGCCCGGAAGGGCTACTACTCCGACCCCGACGACGACGGGATCGTCATGTGGTTGACCGATCTCCAGTCCGACGAGACCGCCTCCCGGTTCGCGGGTCTGACCGCCGCCCTCGCCCCGGCCCCGGAGGCCTGA
- the tsaE gene encoding tRNA (adenosine(37)-N6)-threonylcarbamoyltransferase complex ATPase subunit type 1 TsaE, producing MKSASEIRLRTATAAQTRGLAAAIAPLVGDGDLLMLVGDLGAGKTAFTQGLAAALGVTEPVTSPTFTLANRYEGRLVVNHLDVYRIEALEEAQDLALVELLEEGVTLIEWGDIILPALPEDRLDVRITFGDCDDDREFVIAAVGARWTGRMEALRGALGEWAA from the coding sequence GTGAAATCCGCCTCCGAGATCCGGCTTCGCACCGCCACTGCCGCGCAGACGCGTGGCCTCGCGGCCGCGATCGCGCCTTTGGTCGGCGATGGCGACCTGCTGATGCTCGTCGGCGATCTGGGCGCCGGCAAGACCGCCTTCACCCAGGGTCTCGCGGCGGCGCTGGGCGTGACCGAGCCGGTCACGAGTCCCACCTTCACCCTCGCCAACCGGTACGAGGGTCGTCTCGTGGTCAACCATCTCGACGTCTACCGCATCGAGGCGTTGGAGGAGGCCCAGGACCTCGCCCTCGTCGAACTGCTGGAGGAGGGCGTCACGTTGATCGAGTGGGGCGACATCATCCTCCCGGCGCTGCCCGAGGACCGGCTCGACGTCCGGATCACGTTCGGCGACTGTGACGACGACCGCGAGTTCGTGATCGCGGCCGTCGGCGCGCGGTGGACCGGGCGCATGGAGGCACTCCGGGGCGCACTGGGGGAGTGGGCCGCGTGA
- a CDS encoding SIS domain-containing protein, translating into MCGIIAVVRRPSTRPTPAAADVVTPLTDLAAALGSAEDITSALRRAGDELETVDALLRGVPGVRLLLEDASVAPALSHHCAAVQAAVEAIEAAMEAGAALPTAELERRNHELIRVRDGVWAITRDRIRAAEVVAELAGDSRSAGALEAFLSVHQALSALDRLEVRGRDSAGLHLLVHDHALDLADPAVQAQIEARSGDANFGSGSVRVVDGVFSVVHKTAAEIGELGDNTAVIRRAFAEDELLRAALANDEARTLVLGHTRWASIGIISEPNAHPLNSELVDAEGPYVVGALNGDVDNFADLIAEEGVTITPAITTDAKVIPSLMSCRLGEGLESAEAFRRTVATFEGSVAIAASTASAPDKLQLALRGSGQALYIGLAEDSYIVASEPYGVVEETARYVRMDGETPGNPENPNASRGQIVELDGASAGSLEGILRRAYDGTDLPATEDDVAVAQITTRDIDRGDHPHYLMKEIGEAPTSFRKTLRGKIVDGDNGLEVALGPEIVPVEVREGLRDGSITRVLVIGQGTAAVAGQSLAAALDVLIPEGEVSAEAILATELSGFSLRSDMSDTLIVAVSQSGTTTDTNRTVDIVRNRGAKVIAIVNRRGSDLTDRADGVLYTSDGRDVEMSVASTKAFYSQIAAGLLLAVTIADELLGEVGSEDRRSLLEGINAMPAALETVLGRRDLIGEAARQFAPSRRYWAIVGNGANRIAAQEVRIKLSELCYKSIAADSTEDKKHIDLSSEPLILVCAAGLSGSTADDVAKEVAIFRAHKAAPIVVADEGEARFDAALAVLPVPSVDPRLGFILSTMAGHLFGYEVALAIDAQAMPMREARSAIEQVAARDDVDGEAALELVRPALERTATAFFDGVRTGAYNGHLEAGTAVKVASLLRFALGWSPLEAYQIEYGKVGTPAVVLDDLAAALTLSIEELTRPIDAIKHQAKTVTVGISRSDETLLEAALARAALEAGAPRDRLSYASLRTLADLDPAVAEVLGHTRYRIEGLDEDGSGEAAAVVVDRGGISRNIPSRTDRSPTLRGTKHQVALERRVFVARGRSDGRTVVIVPELKDNVTTGLTLLQVRFADELSPGAARGVLQGYRNRYSALRDAVIETEDTFREDLLGEQDVADLLTLPINALADRWRLS; encoded by the coding sequence ATGTGCGGGATCATCGCTGTCGTCCGGCGGCCTTCGACTCGACCGACACCCGCCGCGGCTGACGTCGTCACACCGCTGACCGACCTCGCCGCCGCCCTGGGGTCGGCCGAGGACATCACCTCGGCCCTCCGCCGGGCCGGCGACGAGCTCGAGACAGTCGATGCGCTTCTCCGTGGTGTCCCCGGTGTCCGGCTCCTGCTCGAGGACGCCTCGGTCGCGCCGGCGCTGAGCCATCACTGCGCCGCGGTCCAGGCTGCGGTGGAGGCGATCGAGGCGGCGATGGAAGCCGGTGCGGCTCTGCCCACCGCGGAGCTGGAGCGCCGCAATCACGAACTCATCCGCGTTCGCGACGGGGTGTGGGCGATCACCCGCGACCGGATCCGCGCCGCGGAGGTCGTGGCCGAGCTCGCCGGCGATTCCCGTTCGGCCGGTGCGCTCGAAGCGTTCCTCTCGGTGCACCAGGCACTCTCCGCGCTCGATCGTCTCGAGGTCCGCGGTCGCGACAGTGCGGGCCTGCACCTGCTCGTCCACGACCACGCACTCGATCTCGCCGACCCCGCGGTCCAGGCGCAGATCGAAGCCCGCTCCGGCGACGCCAACTTCGGTTCCGGCAGCGTCCGTGTCGTCGACGGTGTGTTCAGCGTCGTCCACAAGACCGCGGCGGAGATCGGCGAGCTCGGCGACAACACCGCCGTCATCCGTCGGGCGTTCGCGGAGGACGAGCTGCTCCGGGCCGCCCTCGCCAACGACGAGGCCCGCACCCTCGTGCTCGGGCACACCCGCTGGGCGTCGATCGGCATCATCAGCGAACCCAACGCGCATCCGTTGAACAGCGAGCTGGTCGACGCCGAGGGCCCCTACGTCGTTGGCGCGCTCAACGGCGACGTCGACAACTTCGCCGATCTCATCGCCGAGGAAGGTGTCACGATCACCCCGGCGATCACGACCGATGCCAAGGTGATCCCGAGCCTCATGAGTTGTCGGCTGGGTGAGGGCCTCGAGTCGGCCGAGGCCTTCCGCCGCACGGTCGCCACGTTCGAGGGCTCGGTGGCGATCGCCGCGTCCACTGCGTCGGCGCCCGACAAGCTCCAGCTCGCCCTTCGCGGCAGCGGACAGGCGCTCTACATCGGCCTCGCCGAGGACAGCTACATCGTCGCGTCGGAGCCCTACGGCGTGGTCGAGGAGACCGCCCGCTACGTCCGCATGGACGGCGAGACGCCGGGCAATCCGGAGAACCCGAACGCGAGCCGTGGCCAGATCGTCGAGCTCGACGGTGCCTCCGCCGGGTCGCTCGAGGGCATCCTGCGGCGCGCCTACGACGGCACCGATCTGCCGGCGACCGAAGACGATGTCGCCGTCGCCCAGATCACCACCCGCGACATCGATCGCGGTGACCACCCCCACTACCTCATGAAGGAGATCGGCGAGGCCCCGACCTCGTTCCGCAAGACCCTCCGGGGCAAGATCGTCGACGGCGACAACGGGCTCGAGGTCGCCCTCGGTCCGGAGATCGTCCCGGTCGAGGTGCGCGAGGGTCTGCGCGACGGCTCGATCACCCGGGTCCTCGTCATCGGCCAGGGAACCGCCGCGGTCGCCGGCCAATCGCTCGCGGCGGCGTTGGACGTGCTGATCCCCGAGGGTGAGGTCAGCGCGGAGGCGATCCTGGCCACGGAGCTGTCCGGGTTCTCCCTGCGGTCGGACATGAGCGACACGCTGATCGTCGCCGTGAGCCAGTCGGGCACGACAACGGACACGAACCGCACGGTCGACATCGTCCGCAACCGCGGGGCGAAGGTGATCGCCATCGTCAACCGCCGGGGCAGTGATCTCACCGACCGCGCCGATGGCGTGCTCTACACCTCCGACGGGCGCGACGTGGAGATGAGCGTCGCGTCCACCAAGGCGTTCTACTCGCAGATCGCGGCGGGCCTTCTCCTCGCCGTCACCATCGCCGACGAACTCCTGGGCGAGGTCGGCAGTGAGGATCGTCGCTCGCTGCTCGAAGGCATCAACGCGATGCCGGCGGCGCTCGAGACGGTGCTCGGCCGGCGCGACCTCATCGGGGAAGCCGCTCGGCAGTTCGCCCCGAGTCGCCGCTACTGGGCGATCGTGGGGAATGGCGCGAACCGCATCGCGGCCCAGGAGGTGCGGATCAAGCTGTCGGAGCTCTGCTACAAGTCGATCGCGGCGGACAGCACCGAGGACAAGAAGCACATCGACCTCTCGTCGGAGCCGCTGATCCTCGTCTGCGCGGCCGGGCTGTCCGGCTCGACCGCCGACGACGTCGCCAAGGAGGTCGCGATCTTCCGGGCCCACAAGGCGGCCCCGATCGTCGTGGCCGACGAGGGCGAGGCCCGGTTCGACGCGGCGCTCGCGGTCCTCCCGGTGCCCTCCGTCGACCCCCGCCTCGGCTTCATCCTCTCGACGATGGCCGGTCATCTCTTCGGCTACGAGGTCGCGCTCGCGATCGACGCGCAGGCCATGCCGATGCGCGAGGCCCGCAGCGCGATCGAGCAGGTCGCGGCGCGCGACGACGTGGACGGCGAAGCCGCGCTCGAGCTGGTCCGCCCCGCGCTCGAGCGGACGGCGACGGCGTTCTTCGACGGTGTGCGCACCGGCGCCTACAACGGTCACCTCGAGGCCGGTACCGCGGTCAAGGTGGCGTCGCTGCTGCGCTTCGCGCTCGGCTGGTCGCCGCTCGAGGCGTATCAGATCGAGTACGGCAAGGTCGGCACGCCGGCGGTCGTGCTCGACGATCTCGCGGCCGCGCTCACGCTCAGCATCGAGGAGCTGACCCGCCCGATCGACGCCATCAAACACCAGGCGAAGACCGTCACGGTGGGAATCAGCCGCTCGGACGAGACGCTGCTCGAGGCCGCCCTGGCCCGCGCCGCGCTCGAAGCCGGCGCCCCGCGCGACCGACTCAGCTATGCGTCGCTGCGCACCCTCGCCGATCTCGATCCCGCGGTCGCCGAGGTGCTCGGCCACACCCGCTACCGGATCGAAGGGCTCGACGAGGACGGGTCCGGCGAAGCCGCGGCGGTGGTCGTGGACCGGGGCGGCATCAGCCGCAACATCCCGAGCCGCACCGACCGTTCGCCGACGCTGCGGGGCACGAAGCACCAGGTCGCGCTGGAGCGCCGGGTGTTCGTCGCCCGGGGGCGCAGTGACGGTCGCACCGTCGTGATCGTGCCGGAGCTCAAGGACAACGTCACCACCGGGCTCACGCTGCTCCAGGTGCGTTTCGCCGACGAACTCTCGCCGGGGGCCGCCCGTGGCGTGCTCCAGGGCTACCGGAACCGGTACTCGGCGTTGCGTGACGCCGTGATCGAGACCGAGGACACCTTCCGTGAGGACCTGCTCGGTGAGCAGGACGTCGCCGACCTCCTCACCCTGCCGATCAACGCCCTCGCCGATCGCTGGCGACTGAGCTGA